From a single Populus nigra chromosome 18, ddPopNigr1.1, whole genome shotgun sequence genomic region:
- the LOC133678744 gene encoding protein YLS7-like isoform X1 produces MKRASLMWKAMALASSPKESNPTMAAFPRSLSSMAASIGGLAVFLVIASLLLVSYPIGSTVSGYFYGIDSSGEVDLPIFEGNQSSIDRGHDSDVDVVDKDSSSGSDLKVLISLGGVNNNSVNVSDSQPRSDLQESTTGARKEEEASFKDGSVALSFKENDVDKGSEESSSDAASADSKSGAKSDVSAVPSNASKTSSDDPGCDLYHGSWFYDSLGPLYTNNTCPVLTQMQNCQGNGRPDKEYENWRWKPSQCNLPRFDAKKFLELMRGKTIAFIGDSVARNQMESMLCLLWQVEAPRNQGNKKMQRYFFRSTSTMVVRIWSSWLVHQTSEPIDFAPEGVVKLHLDAPDEHFMEFIPSFDVIVLSSGHWFAKQSVYVLNNEIVGGQLWWPDKSRPMKINNIEAFGISVETILTSIASHPNYTGLTILRSYSPDHYEGGAWNTGGSCTGKEKPLAPGELVENSFTDIMHKKQIAGFDRAIKKATDKSKLQLMDITEAFGYRHDGHPGPYRSLDPNKLTKRGPDGKPPPQDCLHWCMPGPVDTWNELVLEIIRREFASSQSSSV; encoded by the exons ATGAAAAGAGCTAGCTTAATGTGGAAAGCCATGGCCTTGGCTTCTTCACCGAAAGAGAGTAATCCCACGATGGCTGCGTTTCCACGGTCCCTTTCATCAATGGCAGCATCAATTGGAGGCCTTGCAGTATTCTTGGTTATTGCTTCTTTGCTTTTGGTTTCGTACCCTATAGGTTCCACGGTTAGTGGATACTTTTATGGGATAGATAGCTCCGGAGAAGTTGATTTACCCATTTTTGAAGGCAATCAAAGCTCCATTGATCGGGGCCATGATAGTGATGTAGATGTGGTTGATAAGGATTCTTCATCTGGGTCTGACTTAAAAGTGCTCATTAGTTTAGGCGGTGTTAATAATAACAGTGTGAATGTCAGTGATAGTCAACCCAGGTCTGATTTGCAAGAATCCACTACTGGtgcaagaaaagaagaggaggcCAGTTTCAAGGATGGTTCAGTTGCTTTAAGTTTCAAAGAGAATGATGTAGATAAAGGATCAGAAGAGAGTAGCTCAGATGCTGCTTCTGCAGATTCTAAATCAGGGGCTAAGTCAGATGTATCTGCTGTGCCCAGTAATGCATCCAAGACTAGTTCTGATGATCCAg GCTGTGATTTGTACCATGGAAGTTGGTTTTACGATTCTCTAGGACCATTATACACAAACAACACATGCCCTGTCCTAACACAGATGCAGAACTGCCAGGGAAATGGAAGGCCAGACAAGGAATATGAGAATTGGCGGTGGAAACCTTCTCAGTGTAACCTCCCACGATTTGATGCCAAGAAGTTTCTGGAATTGATGAGAGGGAAAACAATAGCTTTCATAGGTGACTCTGTTGCTCGAAACCAGATGGAATCGATGCTGTGCCTTCTCTGGCAG GTAGAGGCTCCCAGAAACCAAgggaataaaaaaatgcaacGATATTTCTTTAGGTCGACATCTACCATGGTTGTCCGGATATGGTCCTCTTGGCTTGTTCACCAAACATCAGAACCTATTGATTTTGCTCCAGAGGGTGTTGTTAAACTCCACCTTGATGCCCCGGATGAGCATTTCATGGAATTCATCCCCAGTTTCGATGTGATTGTTCTCTCTTCAGGCCACTGGTTTGCCAAGCAGTCAGTCTATGTCCTCAACAATGAAATTGTGGGAGGACAGTTGTGGTGGCCAGACAAGTCACGTCCAATGAAGATTAACAATATTGAAGCATTTGGGATATCTGTTGAGACAATTCTCACATCTATTGCCTCACATCCAAATTACACTGGGCTAACCATTCTGCGCTCCTATTCACCTGACCATTACGAGGGTGGGGCCTGGAATACTGGTGGATCATGCACCGGGAAGGAAAAGCCTCTTGCACCAGGTGAATTAGTGGAAAATAGCTTTACTGACATAATGCACAAGAAACAGATAGCAGGTTTTGATCGTGCAATTAAGAAGGCGACCGATAAATCAAAGTTGCAGTTGATGGATATCACCGAGGCCTTTGGCTATCGTCATGATGGACATCCAGGTCCATACCGAAGCCTTGACCCTAATAAACTCACAAAACGCGGTCCAGATGGAAAGCCACCTCCGCAGGATTGCTTACACTGGTGCATGCCTGGTCCAGTTGATACCTGGAACGAACTTGTGCTCGAAATCATTAGAAGAGAATTTGCGTCCAGCCAAAGCTCTTCAGTATGA
- the LOC133678744 gene encoding protein YLS7-like isoform X2 produces the protein MKRASLMWKAMALASSPKESNPTMAAFPRSLSSMAASIGGLAVFLVIASLLLVSYPIGSTVSGYFYGIDSSGEVDLPIFEGNQSSIDRGHDSDVDVVDKDSSSGSDLKVLISLGGVNNNSVNVSDSQPRSDLQESTTGARKEEEASFKDGSVALSFKENDVDKGSEESSSDAASADSKSGAKSDVSAVPSNASKTSSDDPGCDLYHGSWFYDSLGPLYTNNTCPVLTQMQNCQGNGRPDKEYENWRWKPSQCNLPRFDAKKFLELMRGKTIAFIGDSVARNQMESMLCLLWQAKAPRNQGNKKMQRYFFRSTSTMVVRIWSSWLVHQTSEPIDFAPEGVVKLHLDAPDEHFMEFIPSFDVIVLSSGHWFAKQSVYVLNNEIVGGQLWWPDKSRPMKINNIEAFGISVETILTSIASHPNYTGLTILRSYSPDHYEGGAWNTGGSCTGKEKPLAPGELVENSFTDIMHKKQIAGFDRAIKKATDKSKLQLMDITEAFGYRHDGHPGPYRSLDPNKLTKRGPDGKPPPQDCLHWCMPGPVDTWNELVLEIIRREFASSQSSSV, from the exons ATGAAAAGAGCTAGCTTAATGTGGAAAGCCATGGCCTTGGCTTCTTCACCGAAAGAGAGTAATCCCACGATGGCTGCGTTTCCACGGTCCCTTTCATCAATGGCAGCATCAATTGGAGGCCTTGCAGTATTCTTGGTTATTGCTTCTTTGCTTTTGGTTTCGTACCCTATAGGTTCCACGGTTAGTGGATACTTTTATGGGATAGATAGCTCCGGAGAAGTTGATTTACCCATTTTTGAAGGCAATCAAAGCTCCATTGATCGGGGCCATGATAGTGATGTAGATGTGGTTGATAAGGATTCTTCATCTGGGTCTGACTTAAAAGTGCTCATTAGTTTAGGCGGTGTTAATAATAACAGTGTGAATGTCAGTGATAGTCAACCCAGGTCTGATTTGCAAGAATCCACTACTGGtgcaagaaaagaagaggaggcCAGTTTCAAGGATGGTTCAGTTGCTTTAAGTTTCAAAGAGAATGATGTAGATAAAGGATCAGAAGAGAGTAGCTCAGATGCTGCTTCTGCAGATTCTAAATCAGGGGCTAAGTCAGATGTATCTGCTGTGCCCAGTAATGCATCCAAGACTAGTTCTGATGATCCAg GCTGTGATTTGTACCATGGAAGTTGGTTTTACGATTCTCTAGGACCATTATACACAAACAACACATGCCCTGTCCTAACACAGATGCAGAACTGCCAGGGAAATGGAAGGCCAGACAAGGAATATGAGAATTGGCGGTGGAAACCTTCTCAGTGTAACCTCCCACGATTTGATGCCAAGAAGTTTCTGGAATTGATGAGAGGGAAAACAATAGCTTTCATAGGTGACTCTGTTGCTCGAAACCAGATGGAATCGATGCTGTGCCTTCTCTGGCAGGCAA AGGCTCCCAGAAACCAAgggaataaaaaaatgcaacGATATTTCTTTAGGTCGACATCTACCATGGTTGTCCGGATATGGTCCTCTTGGCTTGTTCACCAAACATCAGAACCTATTGATTTTGCTCCAGAGGGTGTTGTTAAACTCCACCTTGATGCCCCGGATGAGCATTTCATGGAATTCATCCCCAGTTTCGATGTGATTGTTCTCTCTTCAGGCCACTGGTTTGCCAAGCAGTCAGTCTATGTCCTCAACAATGAAATTGTGGGAGGACAGTTGTGGTGGCCAGACAAGTCACGTCCAATGAAGATTAACAATATTGAAGCATTTGGGATATCTGTTGAGACAATTCTCACATCTATTGCCTCACATCCAAATTACACTGGGCTAACCATTCTGCGCTCCTATTCACCTGACCATTACGAGGGTGGGGCCTGGAATACTGGTGGATCATGCACCGGGAAGGAAAAGCCTCTTGCACCAGGTGAATTAGTGGAAAATAGCTTTACTGACATAATGCACAAGAAACAGATAGCAGGTTTTGATCGTGCAATTAAGAAGGCGACCGATAAATCAAAGTTGCAGTTGATGGATATCACCGAGGCCTTTGGCTATCGTCATGATGGACATCCAGGTCCATACCGAAGCCTTGACCCTAATAAACTCACAAAACGCGGTCCAGATGGAAAGCCACCTCCGCAGGATTGCTTACACTGGTGCATGCCTGGTCCAGTTGATACCTGGAACGAACTTGTGCTCGAAATCATTAGAAGAGAATTTGCGTCCAGCCAAAGCTCTTCAGTATGA
- the LOC133678166 gene encoding ATP-dependent Clp protease ATP-binding subunit CLPT1, chloroplastic-like yields MASNTISFLPVPISTSQFCNEKPHNSSLLPLPLSSFYGNKLLISHSNLRTLSLKGNKPSTNVTVLSTLPTKKYTSQKIPKWSARAIRSFGLGELEARKLKYPNTGTDALLMGILIEGTSPAAKFLRANGITFFKVREETVNLLGKSEMYFFSPEHPPLTEQAQRALDWAVEEKLKSGDSGEITTAHILLGTWSEKESAGRTILETLGFNDDKAREVAESMNGDVALSFK; encoded by the exons ATGGCTTCTAACACTATCTCATTTCTCCCAGTTCCAATCTCCACCTCTCAATTTTGCAATGAAAAACCACATAATTCTTCACTCTTGCCACTGCCTTTAAGCTCCTTTTATGGCAACAAGCTATTGATTTCACACTCAAACTTGAGAACGTTATCTCTTAAGGGCAATAAGCCATCAACGAATGTCACAGTTTTATCTACTCTACCCACCAA GAAGTATACATCTCAGAAGATACCAAA ATGGTCAGCAAGAGCGATAAGGTCATTTGGGTTAGGAGAACTGGAGGCGAGGAAGTTGAAGTATCCTAACACGGGAACTGATGCACTTTTAATGGGGATTTTGATTGAGG GGACTAGTCCAGCTGCAAAGTTTTTGAGGGCTAATGGGATTACTTTTTTCAAAGTCAGAGAAGAAACTGTGAATTTACTTGGGAAAtctgaaatgtatttttttagtcctGAGCATCCTCCATTGACTGAACAAGCTCAAAGAGCACTTGATTGGGCTGTTGAGGAGAAACTAAAGTCAG GAGATAGTGGAGAAATTACCACAGCTCATATACTTCTGGGGACTTGGTCAGAAAAAGAATCTGCGGGTCGCACAATATTGGAAACTTTAGGTTTTAATGACGATAAAGCTAGAGAAGTCGCAGAATCT ATGAACGGAGATGTTGCCCTGAGCTTCAAGTAG